The following proteins are co-located in the Dromiciops gliroides isolate mDroGli1 chromosome 2, mDroGli1.pri, whole genome shotgun sequence genome:
- the LOC122738983 gene encoding LOW QUALITY PROTEIN: wee1-like protein kinase 2 (The sequence of the model RefSeq protein was modified relative to this genomic sequence to represent the inferred CDS: substituted 1 base at 1 genomic stop codon) yields the protein MTGKKGRMPYIGEGITTTPVTSWKKLQLCESPRTPKPSARSSKHSRVTPAISTYQMSSAFQVNVNPFTPESYRRMISQSKGKRKIRGEPEESDFSEDKGEQGLPAKKCVIRESNMVSQYEKEFLEVEKIGVGAFGTVHKCIKRLDGCVYAIKRSTRRLGVSLNEPLALXEVYAHAVLGQHPHVVRYYSAWSEDDHMIIQNEYCNGGSLQAAVSENEKLGTFFQEAELKNMLLQISMGLKYIHHLGLVHLDIKPSNIFICKKQGADSMSISEGENEDDWFLSANMMYKIGDLGLVTSIKNPQVEEGDSRFLANEILQEDYRQLPKADIFALGLTIAVAAGAKSLPSNDEPWHHIHQGNLPDIPQKLSEDFYNLLKVMIHPKPEERPTPPALSRNIVLRPSSSITAELLRELDREKSKRAELERELKEAHLAQKHQQDTIHHSPGSLGFIAKNGSSSSRILVGRKTKRSRSFTFGKSE from the exons ATGAccgggaagaaaggaaggatgccTTACATTGGTG AGGGCATCACCACGACTCCAGTAACATCCTGGAAAAAGTTGCAACTTTGTGAATCTCCACGTACCCCTAAGCCATCTGCAAGAAGTTCTAAGCACTCCCGAGTTACACCTGCCATTAGCACGTACCAGATGTCTTCAGCATTTCAGGTCAACGTGAATCCCTTCACCCCAGAATCCTACAGGAGGATGATCTCTCAATCCAAAGGCAAGAGGAAAATAAGAGGAGAGCCTGAGGAATCTGACTTCTCTGAAGATAAGGGAGAACAAGGGCTGCCTGCCAAGAAATGTGTCATAAGAGAAAGCAATATGGTTTCCCAATatgaaaaagaattcctggaggtAGAAAAAATTGGGGTAGGAGCATTTGGCACCGTCCACAAGTGTATCAAGAGGCTGGATGGATGCGTTTATGCTATTAAACGCTCAACAAGACGGCTAGGAGTATCCTTAAATGAACCCTTAGCTTTGTGAGAAGTTTATGCACATGCAGTGCTTGGACAGCACCCTCATGTCGTCCGTTACTATTCTGCATGGTCAGAGGATGACCACATGATCATTCAGAATGAGTACTGCAATGGTGGGAGCTTGCAGGCCGCTGTGTCTGAGAATGAAAAACTTGGCACTTTCTTTCAAGAAGCAGAACTCAAGAATATGCTCCTGCAAATCTCCATGGGGTTGAAGTATATCCATCACTTGGGCCTGGTGCACCTGGACATCAAGCCCAGtaatatcttcatctgtaaaaagcaaGGAGCTGACTCCATGTCCATCTcagaaggagagaatgaagatgaTTGGTTCCTCTCTGCTAACATGATGTATAAAATTGGTGATCTAGGCCTTGTGACTTCAATCAAGAACCCCCAAGTAGAGGAGGGAGATAGTCGCTTCTTGGCCAATGAGATTTTACAAGAGGATTATCGACAGCTGCCCAAAGCAGACATATTTGCCCTTGGATTGACAATTGCTGTGGCTGCAGGGGCAAAGTCCTTACCAAGTAATGATGAGCCTTGGCATCACATCCATCAAGGCAACCTTCCAGATATCccacagaagctctctgaagactTTTACAACTTGCTTAAGGTTATGATCCATCCTAAACCAGAGGAGAGACCAACACCACCAGCTTTGTCTAGGAACATAGTCCTCAGACCCTCTTCGAGTATAACTGCAGAGCTTCTGAGGGAGCTAGACAGAGAAAAGTCTAAGAGAGCTGAGTTGGAGAGAGAACTGAAAGAAGCTCATCTTGCACAGAAACACCAACAAGATACCATTCATCACTCTCCTGGATCCCTTGGGTTCATTGCCAAAAATGGGTCAAGTAGCTCCAGGATATTGGTGGGAAGAAAAACCAAAAGGTCACGCAGTTTCACTTTTGGAAAATCTGAGTAA